The Spirosoma oryzicola region ATTACGATGATCGTGGTCAAAAAAAGCCACGGATTTAACAGCAAGTGGCCCCGACGACTGTATCTAATAATGCGCCAAAGGTGTGCCGTGCTTCTTCCCAAACAGGCGGATTGATGCAGTAGCAGACGCGGGGCGGGTTGATTTCGCCCTGAATGATGCCGATGCGCTTGAGTTCTTTCAGATGCTGTGAAACGGTTGCCTGTGCTAGGTCCAACTCGTCCACCAAATCACCACACACGCAGGCTTTTCGCTCGATCAATAATTGCAGGATGGTAACCCGTGCCGGATGGGCAAAGGCTTTTGCCAGTTCCGCAATGCGGTTCTGCTGCTCGGTGAAGATTTCGGTTCTAGTCACTCCCATGTCACAAATATAACAAAGAAAATGTTTATTGTAATATTACGATTAGATTTTTATAAAGAGTAATCCGACTCCTTAAAATCCTGAGAAAGCCGGCACACCGCCCATTTTGACCCCGAAGTGTCATCAGTGTACCGGCAGCGCTCAGCCTGGTGGCGCTCTGCTATGATTGATCATAAGTAGCGATTAATAAACAACTCGATAGGCCGACGTCGACGCGTAAAAGCCGAGTAGTGCCGGGTCGAAGGGCAGATCCTGCTGATCAACCCAGTACTGCAATTCTTTTGATATAGATATCACTTGCCACGGAGTCAAGTGACCAAATGATTCAATGCGAAAAACGCGCAGCATTTCGCAGAAGTCATACGTGCTCAAATCGAAGCGATCCATCTGATCAGCGCATTGTACATGCCGAGTGTAGTTGAACCGGGCTCCGGCAACCTGCAGTAATTTTCGGGCAGAATAAACGTAGAACGATCCCCCTTTGAGCCAGTAGTGATAATCGTACCAACGTCCTTCGTAGACAGCCACGCACTCGTTATTAAGGCAGAATTCAATCTTAGCCGCGATGGTCATCCGGTTGTCGCTTTCGTCCCGGATCTGGGCGAAGATGTGGCAGGTGAGTGGTAAATCAGCAATCATCATTTGGGTGATTTAGATTTCCAGTTTAATTGCACTCGCTTAGCCGTTCCATTCTCTACTTTATCCCACATTTTTTCTTCAGGGGTTCGCGGCCGATCGGCTTCTCGATCTTCCAAAATGCGGGTGATAATCTTGATCCGCTTCTGGAGCCACTCTAGTGGCGGCCGGTGGGGATCTCCCTGGCAGGCCGCATCATAATGCTGCTCGAAGCCGGCTCGTACCTTTTCCAGCAGGGGTGTGGGATATTGGCCGTAGAAGCCGAAAGTGGTAATAGCAATGTTGTCCCTGAATTTTTGCTCGATTTCGGCGCGAAAAGTTTTCAGATCAGCCATAATGACTAGTTTTGCCGGTGAAACATCAGTACCTGATCCCCCGCCCGGTTCGCTCCCGAGGCCGGGGGATTTTTATTATTTATCAATCAGTTCGCCAATCACGTGCGGCTCAGCAAAGGGATCGCGGTAATCGACGATGGCTTGATCCAGTTTGCCGAGCAGGATCTGTTGATGAACTGTCAGCTTTACACGCAGCATCTCCTGATGAAGTGCCAGGGCAATTACGCGCTTCAGGCCCAGTCGATATTCCTTATCCGGTTGTCGACAACTCCAGTTCAGCAGGCGCAGCGTATTCCACGTAGCCAGGTAATCCATCAGGATGATCATGTTCGTCGACTGGTGGACCAGTGGTACTTGATTCTGATACTCCGTATGCCAGCGTAGAAACTGGACCATAACCTGAAACTCAAGGCGGGTTAATTTTAATGAGATCATTTTCGGGCTGTTTACGATGAAAAACGAGAAGATCTACGACGCACAAAAAACCGCCTTCATTCGCTCTATTCGGGGGTTTTCTGAAACGGCTCTGAAAAATCAAGTGGAAATGATCCTATTGCTGCCAGCCTCCTTTGTCTTTAATAAACTGGCAAATCTTATCGCCCCGGTTGCCATCGAAATTGTAGAAGATAGCGGCTTCGTCGACCCGGCCGGACCAGCCTTTTGGCGTTTCCTCTTCGACCATCTTTTTGAATCGTTGCACCCAGTAGCGCTCGTTTCCGTACTGCCATTGGTTTTTGTAGTCGATATCCCGGCTGTAGAATGGCCGTTTGTTACCATCGATGAACCGGACGTGTAGAACAACACAGGCGTGTTGCTTGAGTGGATCGGCGTTCCGGGCTGGAGCCGGAGTAGCTTGGGGGGTGTTTGGAATTGATTGCATGTGAAACATCAGTTAATAATTAATTTTTGAAATTCTTGGTAAAGCCCGGGGTTAAGTGCGGCTTCTGCTGATCAAGCGTAGCGGCTATCTGAAGGAATCGGGTATGAGCATCCGGGCCTAGCTTTTGCACCTTCGCTTCCAGATGCCGATAAGCCTCAATGTAATTTTTTTGCTGGATGGCTTTAGGGGCCTTGCCAACCCGGTGGAGCTGTAGGTGGCGAATAGCCAGGTTAATAGCCTGAGTGACTCTTAATTTGATTTGTTGAGCCTTATTGGCTTGGTACCAGGTATCTGTCTGGATAAATCCTCGCTGGTTTTCCTGGTCGAAATAGCCGGTGCCGGGCCGGAGCTGCGCGTAGGGGGCAGGTACCCACTTGTCCGGGTTGCGGGAATAATAACCGGCGGCAATGTCGATTCGCTGATAAAGGGCAGCCTGGTAGGCATCCCATTGCTTTTCGGTCAGGTCGTTGTCCGCACAGTTGTAAACTCCTTTCCAGATGGCATTGAGCGTCAGGCGTTCTTCGTTCTCGGTGAAGGTCTTAGCCGCATACAGTTTTTGCTGAGCGTAGCGCCAGAAGCTACGGACGTAGCCGTGCAAAATGGCCTGTCGCTGGTCGGGAGTCCGGTTGGCTTCGGCCTGAGCATCCAGATCCGCTTTGGTCATCCGGGCTTTTAAGCGTTGTCCGAGGCCGGGCCGGGCCACGTCAGGCCGCCCCCCCAGTGCCTGGTTTCCAAAAGGTAGCTGTTCCGTTTGTCTGCCATTTTGGCCGTGGTTTGGTGCGGGCCGTTCGGTGTTGCCTTGATTTTCGTTGCCTTGCTGAATTTGGTCGTTGCCTTGTCCACATTCGTCCGCTTTATTTATTTCAGTTTCTTTAGTTCTTTGATTTGAACTGGCTTTATATGCGGTAAAATTTGCCGTTTGGGCCAAAATTGAAGCGATTTTATGGGGTTCGGAAGCGCTTGATTTTGAGCTATCCACGGCCGGTTGTGGATAAGGTTGCGCCGTTACAGCATCAACAAGGCGCTCAGGCTGAAATAACAGCGTAGGATCGATCCAAATCTCGAAAGCGTGTTTAGAGCCACGGAACTTATAA contains the following coding sequences:
- a CDS encoding ArsR/SmtB family transcription factor, which translates into the protein MGVTRTEIFTEQQNRIAELAKAFAHPARVTILQLLIERKACVCGDLVDELDLAQATVSQHLKELKRIGIIQGEINPPRVCYCINPPVWEEARHTFGALLDTVVGATCC